Genomic DNA from Salvia miltiorrhiza cultivar Shanhuang (shh) chromosome 1, IMPLAD_Smil_shh, whole genome shotgun sequence:
ATTTTAGAAATTCCAAATATTCCGTTTTATGACGCTTGTGCTCCTCCAAAGCCTTTGCCCGTTCCTAATTAAGATAAAGGGCAAACAAAATCACAGAGTGCAAAGACTTTCATTCAGTAGGAAATTTTACTCCTTGATAATCATTTAAGTACCTAACCTAACATCATGCATGccaaataacacaagcaaaccGATCAATAAAGGGGACATAGTCAAAGTGCAAGTAAGAGCTTGAGCTTCCAACGCCAACCAAAATTTGGAAATGTCAATAAAAGATAGGTAAAGCATAACTACCCAAAATTTGAGCATTACTCCATTAAATAATTCAATAGTATGATGAGCACAAGAGTAAATACTGTAAGCACTAAAAGTAATACCTTTTTCTTAAGCTCCTCTAAATGCTCTTCAAAGATATCTTCACGGTCTTTAGCCCGTTCAATAGCTAGAAAACGTTCATCTTTTTCAAACATAGATATTGCTTTGCTGCAACATTAATCCAATTCAAGTTTTTCAGGTAATAATCCCACAAAAAGCCCAAAAAATAAGGGCAGGCAACAAAAGTGCTTTTTATATAAAGCTATAATAATGAATAGTAACAAGACAAACCTCCATCTTGTCAATGATGTCAAATCTTTAGCTTCCTGTGCATATTAAAAGATAGAGAATTTTTAGGAGTGAGTAATAGCCTTTTGTGTTCTCAAGATACGTGCTTTTAACCTAAAACAATTGTAGCAAACAAAACAATAAGTTACTTGTAACATTTTCTTGAAATCTTGTCTTGCTTTCTTCTGTCTAGAACGTCTCTCTTCAGCTTCCTGTTTTTTCTTCTGCCCCACAAACTGAAATATAGACCATAGATACAATCACAAATAATTTTCAGAGTATAGTGTAGTTATTTGCAATCATTTGATCATAGGTGAAAAGATAACCATCATAAACAACATCACTTAAAGCTTATAACATTCACCTCATTGAAGGTTTGCTTTCTCTCTCCAAGAGACCTTAGTGCACCATATCTCCGGTCATTTATTATGACTCTCATGGCCTGCTtaaatacattatatatatatagattcccCAAACAAATCATTAGCAATTGCAAAGAAGCAGCAATGGACCTGGTCCCAGGTCCAGTCAGACCCAACATTAGCAGACTCCAGAAGAGCTTTAAAAGCATTCTTTGCCTCCtaaaaaaataatccaaaaaCAAAGCAAGCAAACAACAAGAGATAAGTTGCAGAAAATTTGAACTATAAATGAGTAGCAATAAACTTTTCCAACGTTTATTCTATTATCAACTTGATCCCATAAGAACAAAGTTAATCTGTTGTACCTCTTTACTCTCATAAACCACAGGGACGTGCTCTAGCTTTTTCCCTTCGGGTGTATCATTGCCTCCACTTACtgcaattttattttcttcctgCATATTAGTGAAGGAATGAACATTCCATCTTGTGCTTACGGTTTTAAAAAGTGCATCTTGTTCTGCCGTAGACGAGAAGGAAAAGATAACTGACTGAGAGCAGATTCTGCAGAAGCCACAAAATTACCTGCGCAATTCCACTAGAAGTTTTTGCAGCATCCTGAGGAGATATATCTGACACTCCCCTGAAATAGCATTGAAAGTAATCCATGATAATGACCCAAGACAAGATTAGACAGGCATAATCGAAAAGGTTCATCTTATACATAGGTGAAGTCATGGCAGTGGGAGTATCAGTGGGAGTAGGCGTTGGTGCTGGTGTGTCTGACACAACCACTGATGCAGCAATTTCCTGTGGAGCATGCATAGCCGTGTCATCTGATGCTAACTTAGCAGTGTCCTCTTGTGTGTTTGATAGTTCAGAAGCCACTGCAAGCTCAGGATTAACAGCAGGTGTCACTGAAACTGGGCTTGACACCACCACTTCTTGGGCCGATACAGATAAATTATTTGTATTGGGAGTTGATGCTTCATTTGCAGAGGCAGAAAGAGCAGCAGAAGCATGTGAATTAACATTAGCATCCCTTATTGTAGGTGTTTCTTCATACAGAGTCATATTCATCCTCTCACGAGATAACTGCAATAAAATGCACGAGCATTAAACAAAGAGATAACCTTAGTCATATTTACTCTAAAACTTTATTTGGTCAATCAGATAATTACCCTGACTTCATCCGGCATACGCCATTTAGATTGTTTAGTCACCTTATTGAAGTAAAACCTGTAGAAAAAAATCTAAACTCGTCAGCCTAATTCATAGAAGAAAATTGAACATTTGATCTCTTATAGATGCAACAGTATAAAGTTTGGAAGGCTGGAAAATCATTAGCATTGACACCTTCTCCCCTCAGGACTAGTAAATTCTCTCCAGTCTGTCGATGCATCGGCCCTCTGTAGACATAGAGCTGAATTAGAGGAACATGAAGGAAAAACTGGAGATTTATCAACAGAAGGGGGAAAAAAGAACATTTAGCTCTTGGAATCAGATGCCAAGGAAAATAGACAATCAAGCTCTAAAACCACATCAGGAGAAAGTTGGGAAATGACACAATCAAACACGAAGCATTCCATTCAATAATCATTCTTTCTAACCCAACATCAACTATaaggaaaataaaacaagaCCACAGTGAACACCATGGCCAAGCCAATGACAAATTCCAAATTAGATCAGAGCAACTAATGTGTTCAAACTTTCAACCCTTTGTTCAACCATTGACCCACCTCAGTAGGAGTCATCAACTCTATAGGCTTCTCCCATGAAGAAACCCTTGTCCTTTTGTTGTAGAAGAATCTGCATTTAAAAAATGAAGGGTTATTACAAAAGTATAACACaagttattattaattttttggtAAAAACTTCATCATTTAGATTTGAACGCATATTATTTATCTACCAGCTTCTACCTTGTTAGAGGTCTAAATTGCAAATCTAGATGAAAAACTGTCCATACATACCTgcagttacaaaaaaaaatggaaggAACTATTGCATATTTAGCACTTCATCGAGTTCATTTGTTCTGACCATTGATCAACAATGCTAAAATTTTAACCTAAGCTAGCACCACCCATGCTTATTTAAGCATGCACCAAAGTTAATTTTTTACTCAGAAAATGAAGGAAGGAAGAAAAGATCAGGTTGCTTGTGAAAGGCGGTACTCAGCAACACACGAGAAATCCACGTGCCTCATCCTTCAGATGATTCTGTGGCCTCAAAAATCTATGTAAAATACTTAACAAACCTAGCAAGAAAAATATGGACTATCTGGCACTTGCTTCCACATTGTAAGGGGGAAAATATTTATGGCTCTAGTAATTTATTTAGGATGTTGGAGGGCCTCATGCAATGGCCTTTTTCGGGTTTAACTTAACAAAGTTTAACATTGTATCTAACACCAGTGCAAAGTCTTCAGAAGAAGTTAATACAAGTTTTCTGTTAAACATACCACACTGCAATACAGAACCAAATAAAGAAATACATATTGCTTAGTCAACACAATATTATTTGCATTGTCCAAAAGTGAAACTGAAAGAGAAGATTTAGGTGACAGTTCTAGCATCAAAAAAATAGGGATGTTCATATCCATGTAACAATTTCACCTCTCTCGAACAAATTGATCAAGAAAGCTTTCAAACTCTAATAGAGGAGATTTCCCTTTGAATAGAAGCATAGTCATTAAACAATATTATAAGCTTTACTAGTCAAGTTTGTGATATATTCCTATAAATGCATGAAGTTGCAAGTGGCCCAAGGGCACAAGTATGCATAATAGAGATAAATTTCACAATTTGTAGTCACAAATTAGCATGATACATACTTTTTCCCATCACGAGTTGTGTGTTCTCTCCAATCAGACGAAGCCTTTTTGTCCAGGTCAGGCATGGTATTCTTCCCCTGAAATCAAGAAAATATCTGGAATATTATTTCTGGCATCGCATGAGGTCAcatagaaaatgaaaatagttgGTATACAGGAAGTAGTTGAAGTAAATGCAGCAAATCATCTCCAGACTAACCACTCCAGCACTTCGGTCCTCCATCAGCTGAGGAGTAGCAGATTGGGAATTGTGATTCCCATCCGGAAACCATTGTTGTCCGGCCGAATTTTGCTCCCCGTTTTGCTGCAAAGGCGTTACAGGCTTTATGTTCTGGGTCCCAGTTGAAAACCAAGCTTGTTCTCCAGAACTTTGCTCCACAGTTTGTTGCATAGGCATAGCTGATTGCATGTCTTGACTCCCAGAAGGAAACCAAGATTGTCCTCCAGCAGGGAAGTTTGGCGTATCTGTTTGGGACATCGGTAGGTGCTGGACACTAGGGGCCACATTCATTTGTTGTTGGCCGccagatgatgatgatgataactAAAAGTTATACAAAAAGAGAAAAAGGTGCGTATTAGTAATGATGCTGCCATTCTGGAAAGCTAGACCATTTTCACATGTAACAAACCCAAAAAGGAGAAGGGTTACGTTGTATGGCATATGAGAGATTCTTGGACCACCATAACTGGGCATGTAATTATTAGAAAACTGAAGTTGTGCGGGAGAAGCAGACATCACAGGTCTGTTGAGCTGGAAATCGGGCTGTGGATGTGGTGGTCCTTGAGGCAAACCATGCCCTGGAAGACCAGGTCTTTGTGGGGGTGGATGTGATGGCAAAGGTGGCTGAGATGGCGGAGGTGGCTGTGATGGCGGAGGCAACTGCGATGGTGGGGGTAGCTGTGATGGTAGAGGTGGCACTGCTTGAGGATAGAGTGGGGGAGGATGAGGAGGCATCCCTGTGTTTGACTGTCCACCTGGGTGGAATTGCTGAGGAGCCACTGGAACGAACGGCTGTGGTGGCGGTGGTGGAACCATAGGACGAAACTAAAACAAAAGAATAAGGGAAACAGTTCTAACGTTGTATTGACAGTAACATCTTTCAAACATCTCCGTTGAAATAAGTAATAGGTGATCTTACTTGCATTGACATGGGTGGAAGAGAATTTGGAGGAGGAACATGACCAATTATACGAGGCTGGACAGGTGTTCCCAATAGCAGGCAAATGATGAGAAAAAATAATCAGTAGCAAAGCAAGCACTAAGAACAAAAAATAGCAACATACATATGTAGAAGCAAACTATGAATCAGGCTGTCTTCCCGAAAACAGCAAGATATCTTAAAGAGCAGCTCAAAGTATGTAAAAGGAAATGTGCTCCTACCATGATCTCTAAATAATCAGGGAAGCATATTTCAGATTCTTGAAATATGACCTCATAAGTGTGAAGGTTCAACAATGAGATTTTGAATAAGATCTAAAATCAGTATTTAGATTACATATATGATAAAAGCATCTCGAATTAGTTACCTGCATGCCTGAAGAATGGGGGTTATTGGCCATTTCAGGCAAATGACCAATTTCTGAAACAACCGTGGAAAACAAAGTGTATTAGCGTATTAGTTTGAAAAAGTTAACAGTAATTACAATATTAATAGATGGGAGAAGCTGAAAATCATAACAAAACCAACCTCACAGCAAACAAACAAGTAAAACACAGCATTTATAGAATGTTGATAAGACTAGGTAAGTTATGAAAACTGCAAGCACGTAGCAGAATGATCAGTAATTGTAATATTTTATGGCAGGCAATTAGTTATATTAGTCAAGGTATCATCTTTTCCTCCGGAcgaacacaaaaaaaaaatacgtaGAAAAGATTCCCACATATGGTCCAATACCATAAATTAGAAAAATCGGAGACAAGAAAGGTAGGATGGGAAAAGAAAATTGTTTGTCGCCTATtactcaagaaataaattacgAGAAGCAAAGTGATAACAAGTTAAATGCCTCTTCACAAATAACCAAAGCTTCCTATTTTACCTAAGAGTTTTCTATGTTTGCTCGACTTGAAATACAAATTTCCATATTAATCACAGATTCACAGTAGGGGTGCTTATACTGAAATGGCTGTAAACTATTCTCCAAAAACATATATCCACTTTATCTATCCCAATCTGAAATTGGGGATAATTAAGAGTAAAAAGATCAAAGCTCCCACTTTTAATCTAGGAAATAATCAAATTAACCAAGGTTTTCTACTTTTCTTGATATGCTTCCTTTTACAAAAACAATAACCTCACTTGAATCCTTACATCCTAAAGTTAGATAAAAATTCACATGTTCATAAGAAGGACTACTGAAAAAACAATGAGCCCTGAACTTAAGTATCAAGCAACCAAACAAGAAATCCATCACCCTTCATTATTAACAAAACCCTACCAACAAAACTTAATTTTAAAGACAAAGAAAACAATAACCTCACTTCTTATTGTTTTGCTAATAGCTTTTAAGCCTTGAATTTCTCGAAACTCACTTTCATAAACATACTCCAATTCAGTGAATAAACGAAAAAGCGCATCATCATAttccccacacacacacacacacacacacaaaaagtTTCCATTTTGTCCTCTAATTTCCTTCCATCATTCAATAATCCGTTCAAGGGAACTAAATTACATTGGAGTAGAAGCGAAGAAGCCCCGTTTGGCGAATGCAGGCACAGCTGCTGTAACGCCTAGCtaattagagaaaaaaaaataaaaaataattaatgattgAGGTAGAAATAAATGGTGAGAGGAATGATTCTAACATGAGAAGGGAGAGACTTAGGTGGGTTTTACGGGGAGCGGGGGTTGATTTCGATGATGACACGAAACTGAAATACGCACCAATATATTTATACGTGCTACGACAAAATACCAATCCCCCTCAACTTTCATGAATCTCGGCTTTCCCATTTCAGCATTTTTCTCTACAGATTTGACCTATTTGGCGCTTACTTCAGTTTCTATTcagtttctttcttcttcttctccttctccttcttcttccttcattaTATCATTTccctctctttcttttgttttcgtttGGGGTTTTTGTGATTGTGAGACACTACTACTGTCAACACAACACACCcctctttgttttctttttcttttcttttttttaagaaGAACGGccatttcaatttgtttaaattttctaaaaatattttggcattttgctttgttttgccaataaaattttcatttgagaAAAACTCTTTTAAGTATGAGCATTTTACTCATTTCCTTTTCAGATGgagatattttgtttttttaacaGAGATAACAAATATTATAAAAGATCGTGTGATTAGGGACGTATGCAGAACTCGaggttaaaaatatatatttagataAATGACGATGTTTGTGCTACGATGATAATCAAAGGAGCCGGATAGGGAGGGTGGAGAAAAACGATATTGTGATGAGTTTAATTTTCAAcaacaaatttataaaaaaatatagaaagaaTCGAGAAAGAGCcctataagaatttgaacttTCAATGCATTGATTGtgtaaaaagaaaatgagaaattcTTGCAATCAAAAAAATGAGAGATTCTTAATTGAGTTTGAGAAATTATAATAACCCTAAAAGGTAACTTGATTCAGCTTTGTTAAAGTCTTTATATGTGgtgataaaaatattagaaacgTAAAACGTATTTTCTATCTTTCAATGTTGCTATTGACTTTCAAAGTTGCTACCTATTATTAGTTTTGATACAGACCTTTCAAGTTTGCTAAGTGTTTTTCTCGAGTTTTACTCTCATCTTTTTCAGTTCTAATCTTTCTATCTTCTTCAAGTATGACTCTTTTTACAAAATCTAATTATTTGCTCAGCTTAGTCACGCGCTCTGATTTGGTTCTGGTTTCAACTTTGATTGTTGAACCGCATAAGGTTCTCGCAACCCCCTTCAAATATGATTTCGACATTGATGCCTCTTGTATTTAGAGAGATAAATTTTCAATAGTAATAAAGAATTAGCATAATTTAGAGGGAAAGTACATCCAGTAGGCCTCATGGGCTTAATTCTTTTATCACGGGACATCTATCTATATA
This window encodes:
- the LOC131017802 gene encoding pre-mRNA-processing protein 40A-like — encoded protein: MANNPHSSGMQPRIIGHVPPPNSLPPMSMQFRPMVPPPPPQPFVPVAPQQFHPGGQSNTGMPPHPPPLYPQAVPPLPSQLPPPSQLPPPSQPPPPSQPPLPSHPPPQRPGLPGHGLPQGPPHPQPDFQLNRPVMSASPAQLQFSNNYMPSYGGPRISHMPYNLSSSSSGGQQQMNVAPSVQHLPMSQTDTPNFPAGGQSWFPSGSQDMQSAMPMQQTVEQSSGEQAWFSTGTQNIKPVTPLQQNGEQNSAGQQWFPDGNHNSQSATPQLMEDRSAGVGKNTMPDLDKKASSDWREHTTRDGKKFFYNKRTRVSSWEKPIELMTPTERADASTDWREFTSPEGRRFYFNKVTKQSKWRMPDEVRLSRERMNMTLYEETPTIRDANVNSHASAALSASANEASTPNTNNLSVSAQEVVVSSPVSVTPAVNPELAVASELSNTQEDTAKLASDDTAMHAPQEIAASVVVSDTPAPTPTPTDTPTAMTSPMGVSDISPQDAAKTSSGIAQEENKIAVSGGNDTPEGKKLEHVPVVYESKEEAKNAFKALLESANVGSDWTWDQAMRVIINDRRYGALRSLGERKQTFNEFVGQKKKQEAEERRSRQKKARQDFKKMLQEAKDLTSLTRWSKAISMFEKDERFLAIERAKDREDIFEEHLEELKKKERAKALEEHKRHKTEYLEFLKSCDFIKASSQWRKVQHRVEADERCSRLEKIERLEIFQEYIRDLEQEEEEQRKLRMEEQRKTERKNRDEFRKLMEEHVASGFLTANSHWRDYCIKIKDAPAYLAISSNTAGSTAKDLFDDVIDDLEKQYLEDKEKIEETMKNEKTSLSSTWTFEDFKTSLSKERSSKPISDINLKLIFDDLLEIAKEKEEKEAKKRKRLTDDVYDLFFTSKEITSSSKWEDCKFLVEERFVGEESFFQEIFNKVILDLKGKTKEKERKRKEEKAKKERKDKERKEKSRKSKDRGGSSRKAKERHKIGETDSDGSDSYNLEETKSSRDRSKKHKKRHMDDDMSFDDDEKDRPRSHRHNADSKKLKQVEKQPSNAEAETESQSKKQKRDHGDGSNKNNDNEEQKIGEFGEDGEVR